Proteins co-encoded in one Leptodactylus fuscus isolate aLepFus1 chromosome 4, aLepFus1.hap2, whole genome shotgun sequence genomic window:
- the CCDC127 gene encoding coiled-coil domain-containing protein 127 yields the protein MNNLNNPPQWNIRPNGGDGDGNKWNYALLVPMLALAAFRWIWSKESEKEITKAKSEYLQKVNLAEKELETKYRDIIVENRRAVAHLEIELDKEQNRTLSYRQALIAQSKKLVEERRQMERERDQLQQEIKEARKSSNVQALYTSHLQREEEWQTNAKSLLKEFEDALKERQNIYCSWTTNRKNRFKIEKNMLIKAASNPIAVEVGMTDGLIDIFKHDNHCAVLTNSNKYENGKLMWIYLKYWELIVDLKKFKRLEDMIGK from the exons ATGAATAATTTAAACAATCCACCCCAATGGAATATTCGTCCAAATGGAGGTGACGGAGATGGGAATAAATGGAACTATGCTTTGCTGGTACCGATGTTGGCACTTGCTGCTTTTC GATGGATTTGGTCAAAGGAATCTGAGAAAGAAATTACAAAAGCCAAATCTGAATACCTTCAGAAAGTGAACCTGGCTGAGAAGGAACTGGAAACAAAGTATCGCGATATTATTGTGGAAAATAGACGGGCAGTGGCTCACTTGGAAATTGAACTTGACAAAGAACAAAACCGAACTCTTAGTTATCGCCAAGCCCTCATTGCTCAAAGCAAGAAGCTTGTTGAAGAGAGAAGGCAGATGGAACGTGAGCGAGACCAGTTGCAGCAGGAAATAAAGGAAGCTCGGAAGAGTAGCAATGTGCAGGCCTTGTATACAAGTCACCTGCAGAGGGAAGAAGAATGGCAGACAAATGCTAAAAGCTTGTTAAAAGAATTTGAAGATGCACTAAAAGAGAGACAGAACATTTATTGTAGTTGGACAACAAATAGAAAAAATAgatttaaaatagaaaaaaatatgctCATCAAAGCTGCCAGCAATCCAATAGCTGTGGAGGTGGGAATGACGGATGGTTTGATTGACATCTTTAAACATGACAACCATTGTGCTGTTCTGACAAACTCCAATAAGTATGAAAATGGCAAACTAATGTGGATCTACCTAAAATACTGGGAACTGATTGTAGACTTAAAGAAATTTAAAAGATTGGAAGATATGATAGGAAAGTAA